A section of the Oryza sativa Japonica Group chromosome 1, ASM3414082v1 genome encodes:
- the LOC4324717 gene encoding NADP-dependent malic enzyme isoform 2 (isoform 2 is encoded by transcript variant 2), whose product MHNIRQYQLPLQKYMAMMDLQEGNERLFYKLLIDNVEELLPVVYTPTVGEACQKYGSIFSRPQGLYISLKEKGKILEVLKNWPERSIQVIVVTDGERILGLGDLGCQGMGIPVGKLALYTALGGVRPSACLPITLDVGTNNEALLNDEFYIGLRQKRATAQEYADFLHEFMTAVKQNYGEKVLIQFEDFANHNAFELLAKYGTTHLVFNDDIQGTASVVLSGLVAALKLVGGSLSEHSYLFLGAGEAGTGIAELIALEISRQTKAPIEECRKKIWLVDSKGLIVSSRKETLQHFKKPWAHEHEPVGNLLDAVKTIKPTVLIGTSGKGQTFTQEVVEAISSFNERPVIFALSNPTSQSECTAEQAYTWSKGRAVFASGSPFDPVEYDGKIYVPGQANNAYIFPGFGLGVVMSGAIRVHDDMLLAASEALAQQVTQENFDKGLTYPPFSNIRKISAHIAANVAAKAYELGLASRRPRPKDLVKYAESCMYSPLYRNYR is encoded by the exons ATGCATAACATCCGACAATACCAGCTGCCTCTGCAGAAATACATGGCTATGATGGACCTCCAG GAGGGGAATGAGAGGCTTTTCTACAAGCTCCTCATTGACAATGTTGAGGAGCTACTTCCTGTCGTTTACACTCCAACAGTTGGTGAGGCCTGCCAAAAGTATGGATCCATATTTAGCCGTCCTCAGGGTCTTTATATCAGCTTGAAGGAGAA GGGAAAGATCCTTGAGGTGCTAAAAAACTGGCCAGAGAGGAGCATTCAGGTTATCGTTGTTACTGATGGTGAGCGAATTTTGGGGCTTGGAGATCTTGGCTGCCAG GGAATGGGGATCCCTGTTGGTAAGCTTGCCCTTTACACTGCTCTAGGAGGAGTGCGTCCATCTGCT TGTTTGCCAATCACATTGGATGTTGGTACAAATAACGAGGCGCTGCTGAATGATGAGTTCTACATTGGCTTAAGACAAAAGAGGGCCACTGCTCAG GAGTATGCTGATTTTCTTCATGAATTCATGACTGCCGTGAAACAAAACTATGGGGAGAAAGTACTCATTCAG TTTGAGGATTTTGCAAACCATAATGCATTTGAACTCCTTGCAAAATATGGAACAACTCACCTTGTATTCAATGATGATATTCAG GGAACAGCTTCCGTGGTCCTTTCTGGGCTTGTTGCAGCACTAAAATTAGTTGGTGGTTCATTGTCGGAGCACAGTTACCTGTTCCTGGGAGCTGGAGag GCTGGGACAGGCATTGCAGAACTTATAGCTCTCGAGATATCAAGACAG ACCAAAGCACCAATTGAGGAGTGCCGCAAGAAAATATGGCTTGTTGATTCAAAG GGCTTGATTGTCAGTTCACGAAAGGAGACCCTTCAACACTTCAAGAAACCATGGGCCCATGAGCATGAACCTGTTGGAAATCTCTTAGATGCAGTCAAA ACTATCAAACCAACAGTATTGATTGGCACATCTGGAAAGGGGCAAACTTTCACTCAGGAGGTTGTTGAAGCCATTTCCTCATTTAATGAG AGGCCTGTCATTTTTGCCTTGTCCAACCCAACATCTCAGTCTGAGTGCACCGCTGAACAAGCGTACACATGGAGCAAG GGCCGCGCGGTGTTTGCAAGTGGAAGTCCATTTGATCCGGTGGAGTATGATGGCAAAATATACGTGCCTGGCCAG GCAAACAACGCCTACATCTTCCCAGGGTTTGGCCTTGGTGTGGTGATGTCTGGTGCAATCCGTGTTCATGATGACATGCTTCTTGCAGCTT CGGAAGCACTGGCTCAGCAGGTCACACAAGAGAATTTCGACAAGGGCCTTACTTATCCTCCCTTCTCAAACATCAGAAAGATCTCTGCCCACATTGCAGCCAACGTTGCAGCAAAGGCATATGAACTTG GTTTGGCAAGCAGGCGCCCTCGGCCAAAGGACCTGGTTAAGTATGCAGAGAGCTGCATGTACAGCCCACTTTACCGCAACTACCGGTGA
- the LOC4324717 gene encoding NADP-dependent malic enzyme isoform X2, which translates to MESTMKGIRGDNAPCVLDLDDAATVGGGVGDTYGEDCATEEQLVTPWTVSVASGYNLLRDPRYNKGLAFNERERETHYLRGLLPPAIVSQELQERKIMHNIRQYQLPLQKYMAMMDLQEGNERLFYKLLIDNVEELLPVVYTPTVGEACQKYGSIFSRPQGLYISLKEKGKILEVLKNWPERSIQVIVVTDGERILGLGDLGCQGMGIPVGKLALYTALGGVRPSACLPITLDVGTNNEALLNDEFYIGLRQKRATAQEYADFLHEFMTAVKQNYGEKVLIQFEDFANHNAFELLAKYGTTHLVFNDDIQGTASVVLSGLVAALKLVGGSLSEHSYLFLGAGEAGTGIAELIALEISRQTKAPIEECRKKIWLVDSKGLIVSSRKETLQHFKKPWAHEHEPVGNLLDAVKTIKPTVLIGTSGKGQTFTQEVVEAISSFNERPVIFALSNPTSQSECTAEQAYTWSKGRAVFASGSPFDPVEYDGKIYVPGQANNAYIFPGFGLGVVMSGAIRVHDDMLLAASEALAQQVTQENFDKGLTYPPFSNIRKISAHIAANVAAKAYELGLASRRPRPKDLVKYAESCMYSPLYRNYR; encoded by the exons atgGAGAGCACCATGAAGGGGATCCGCGGGGACAACGCGCCGTGCGTGCTGGACCTGGACGACGCGGCGACGGTGGGGGGCGGCGTCGGGGACACCTACGGCGAGGACTGCGCCACCGAGGAGCAGCTCGTCACGCCGTGGACCGTCTCCGTCGCCAG TGGTTACAATTTGCTGAGGGATCCTCGCTACAACAAGGGGCTTGCCTTCAACGAAAGGGAGCGCGAAACGCACTACCTCCGTGGGCTTCTGCCACCAGCAATCGTATCCCAGGAGCTCCAG GAAAGGAAAATCATGCATAACATCCGACAATACCAGCTGCCTCTGCAGAAATACATGGCTATGATGGACCTCCAG GAGGGGAATGAGAGGCTTTTCTACAAGCTCCTCATTGACAATGTTGAGGAGCTACTTCCTGTCGTTTACACTCCAACAGTTGGTGAGGCCTGCCAAAAGTATGGATCCATATTTAGCCGTCCTCAGGGTCTTTATATCAGCTTGAAGGAGAA GGGAAAGATCCTTGAGGTGCTAAAAAACTGGCCAGAGAGGAGCATTCAGGTTATCGTTGTTACTGATGGTGAGCGAATTTTGGGGCTTGGAGATCTTGGCTGCCAG GGAATGGGGATCCCTGTTGGTAAGCTTGCCCTTTACACTGCTCTAGGAGGAGTGCGTCCATCTGCT TGTTTGCCAATCACATTGGATGTTGGTACAAATAACGAGGCGCTGCTGAATGATGAGTTCTACATTGGCTTAAGACAAAAGAGGGCCACTGCTCAG GAGTATGCTGATTTTCTTCATGAATTCATGACTGCCGTGAAACAAAACTATGGGGAGAAAGTACTCATTCAG TTTGAGGATTTTGCAAACCATAATGCATTTGAACTCCTTGCAAAATATGGAACAACTCACCTTGTATTCAATGATGATATTCAG GGAACAGCTTCCGTGGTCCTTTCTGGGCTTGTTGCAGCACTAAAATTAGTTGGTGGTTCATTGTCGGAGCACAGTTACCTGTTCCTGGGAGCTGGAGag GCTGGGACAGGCATTGCAGAACTTATAGCTCTCGAGATATCAAGACAG ACCAAAGCACCAATTGAGGAGTGCCGCAAGAAAATATGGCTTGTTGATTCAAAG GGCTTGATTGTCAGTTCACGAAAGGAGACCCTTCAACACTTCAAGAAACCATGGGCCCATGAGCATGAACCTGTTGGAAATCTCTTAGATGCAGTCAAA ACTATCAAACCAACAGTATTGATTGGCACATCTGGAAAGGGGCAAACTTTCACTCAGGAGGTTGTTGAAGCCATTTCCTCATTTAATGAG AGGCCTGTCATTTTTGCCTTGTCCAACCCAACATCTCAGTCTGAGTGCACCGCTGAACAAGCGTACACATGGAGCAAG GGCCGCGCGGTGTTTGCAAGTGGAAGTCCATTTGATCCGGTGGAGTATGATGGCAAAATATACGTGCCTGGCCAG GCAAACAACGCCTACATCTTCCCAGGGTTTGGCCTTGGTGTGGTGATGTCTGGTGCAATCCGTGTTCATGATGACATGCTTCTTGCAGCTT CGGAAGCACTGGCTCAGCAGGTCACACAAGAGAATTTCGACAAGGGCCTTACTTATCCTCCCTTCTCAAACATCAGAAAGATCTCTGCCCACATTGCAGCCAACGTTGCAGCAAAGGCATATGAACTTG GTTTGGCAAGCAGGCGCCCTCGGCCAAAGGACCTGGTTAAGTATGCAGAGAGCTGCATGTACAGCCCACTTTACCGCAACTACCGGTGA
- the LOC4324717 gene encoding NADP-dependent malic enzyme isoform X1 has protein sequence MRALRSRFLPLLARRWQWQWQWQWEFQGRRAARCGLCGEAREEEEEEGKMESTMKGIRGDNAPCVLDLDDAATVGGGVGDTYGEDCATEEQLVTPWTVSVASGYNLLRDPRYNKGLAFNERERETHYLRGLLPPAIVSQELQERKIMHNIRQYQLPLQKYMAMMDLQEGNERLFYKLLIDNVEELLPVVYTPTVGEACQKYGSIFSRPQGLYISLKEKGKILEVLKNWPERSIQVIVVTDGERILGLGDLGCQGMGIPVGKLALYTALGGVRPSACLPITLDVGTNNEALLNDEFYIGLRQKRATAQEYADFLHEFMTAVKQNYGEKVLIQFEDFANHNAFELLAKYGTTHLVFNDDIQGTASVVLSGLVAALKLVGGSLSEHSYLFLGAGEAGTGIAELIALEISRQTKAPIEECRKKIWLVDSKGLIVSSRKETLQHFKKPWAHEHEPVGNLLDAVKTIKPTVLIGTSGKGQTFTQEVVEAISSFNERPVIFALSNPTSQSECTAEQAYTWSKGRAVFASGSPFDPVEYDGKIYVPGQANNAYIFPGFGLGVVMSGAIRVHDDMLLAASEALAQQVTQENFDKGLTYPPFSNIRKISAHIAANVAAKAYELGLASRRPRPKDLVKYAESCMYSPLYRNYR, from the exons ATGCGCGCCCTTCGCTCCCGCTTCCTTCCG CTACTAGCACGGCGgtggcagtggcagtggcagtggcagtggGAGTTCCAGGGACGTAGAGCAGCGCGGTGCGGATTGTGCGGGGaggcgcgggaggaggaggaggaggaggggaagatgGAGAGCACCATGAAGGGGATCCGCGGGGACAACGCGCCGTGCGTGCTGGACCTGGACGACGCGGCGACGGTGGGGGGCGGCGTCGGGGACACCTACGGCGAGGACTGCGCCACCGAGGAGCAGCTCGTCACGCCGTGGACCGTCTCCGTCGCCAG TGGTTACAATTTGCTGAGGGATCCTCGCTACAACAAGGGGCTTGCCTTCAACGAAAGGGAGCGCGAAACGCACTACCTCCGTGGGCTTCTGCCACCAGCAATCGTATCCCAGGAGCTCCAG GAAAGGAAAATCATGCATAACATCCGACAATACCAGCTGCCTCTGCAGAAATACATGGCTATGATGGACCTCCAG GAGGGGAATGAGAGGCTTTTCTACAAGCTCCTCATTGACAATGTTGAGGAGCTACTTCCTGTCGTTTACACTCCAACAGTTGGTGAGGCCTGCCAAAAGTATGGATCCATATTTAGCCGTCCTCAGGGTCTTTATATCAGCTTGAAGGAGAA GGGAAAGATCCTTGAGGTGCTAAAAAACTGGCCAGAGAGGAGCATTCAGGTTATCGTTGTTACTGATGGTGAGCGAATTTTGGGGCTTGGAGATCTTGGCTGCCAG GGAATGGGGATCCCTGTTGGTAAGCTTGCCCTTTACACTGCTCTAGGAGGAGTGCGTCCATCTGCT TGTTTGCCAATCACATTGGATGTTGGTACAAATAACGAGGCGCTGCTGAATGATGAGTTCTACATTGGCTTAAGACAAAAGAGGGCCACTGCTCAG GAGTATGCTGATTTTCTTCATGAATTCATGACTGCCGTGAAACAAAACTATGGGGAGAAAGTACTCATTCAG TTTGAGGATTTTGCAAACCATAATGCATTTGAACTCCTTGCAAAATATGGAACAACTCACCTTGTATTCAATGATGATATTCAG GGAACAGCTTCCGTGGTCCTTTCTGGGCTTGTTGCAGCACTAAAATTAGTTGGTGGTTCATTGTCGGAGCACAGTTACCTGTTCCTGGGAGCTGGAGag GCTGGGACAGGCATTGCAGAACTTATAGCTCTCGAGATATCAAGACAG ACCAAAGCACCAATTGAGGAGTGCCGCAAGAAAATATGGCTTGTTGATTCAAAG GGCTTGATTGTCAGTTCACGAAAGGAGACCCTTCAACACTTCAAGAAACCATGGGCCCATGAGCATGAACCTGTTGGAAATCTCTTAGATGCAGTCAAA ACTATCAAACCAACAGTATTGATTGGCACATCTGGAAAGGGGCAAACTTTCACTCAGGAGGTTGTTGAAGCCATTTCCTCATTTAATGAG AGGCCTGTCATTTTTGCCTTGTCCAACCCAACATCTCAGTCTGAGTGCACCGCTGAACAAGCGTACACATGGAGCAAG GGCCGCGCGGTGTTTGCAAGTGGAAGTCCATTTGATCCGGTGGAGTATGATGGCAAAATATACGTGCCTGGCCAG GCAAACAACGCCTACATCTTCCCAGGGTTTGGCCTTGGTGTGGTGATGTCTGGTGCAATCCGTGTTCATGATGACATGCTTCTTGCAGCTT CGGAAGCACTGGCTCAGCAGGTCACACAAGAGAATTTCGACAAGGGCCTTACTTATCCTCCCTTCTCAAACATCAGAAAGATCTCTGCCCACATTGCAGCCAACGTTGCAGCAAAGGCATATGAACTTG GTTTGGCAAGCAGGCGCCCTCGGCCAAAGGACCTGGTTAAGTATGCAGAGAGCTGCATGTACAGCCCACTTTACCGCAACTACCGGTGA